Genomic DNA from Phyllopteryx taeniolatus isolate TA_2022b chromosome 10, UOR_Ptae_1.2, whole genome shotgun sequence:
ACCTAGTCAAGTCAAgttaagtcaagtttatttgtacagaCCTTAATCTCAAAAGAGTCTTAAAGGGCTTCACAgacccacagttggcaatgattgacgacattgtttaataaaaaaatagtgcctccttctgaccttctcatCTCCATTCGTGGTGTGATTAACAGTTTTGCATTGATCATTTAATAGTACAAATGAGACATCAGGGAAGACCAACTGTATACCTCAGGGTTCACCTGTCAGCTAAAGAATAAGCtttgcagtacaaaaaaaaaaagtttaaaaaaaatatttaacttttggAATGCGaaacaggttgattgaagactgtaaattacccttagttgtgaatgtgtatgcgaatgtttttttgtttatatgtgccctgcgatttgctggtgCCCAGTTTAGGGTTACCCTgtctctcacccgaagatagctgggataggctccagcacgcccgcgacccttgtgaggataaagcggtacagaaaatggatggatggatggaatgggaAACCAACATGTTTGGACAGTGATACCTTTTGATATTTGCCACACATCTGTTACTGTCACTTCTCTTCACCTCCCATCTTCAAATAGGCCTCTGAACACTGTCTAAGATGACAGGTGAAGAGGAATAATTTGCATATCAATTTGGCTCAGTCACAATCCCCCTTCTAAAGGACTGCAAGTGAGGTATGACATTTTGCATGATTGAATCTAAATTAATATACTAGTTGATTTAGATTAATGAGACCTCATATTTCGCTCTGAAATCAGGACATAATATAAATTCGATAATGTTGATCTTTTCACCTTCCAACCACACAATCTACATTGCTATTTATGCCAGGTTGCTAAATTCTGGTTATCCAGACcttctcttcctctctctctgtcttccCTTCTtagttgaatttgttgtttctttttcattctgtttttaGTGTAAATGAATGTCATGCTGCCTGTGTTTCAGGGTAAATAAAGGCCTCAGGCGGAAATTTATCAATGGGTAATTTACTgcatatttctatatttttaataaagttaTACAATAGTATTGATGCGGGAAATTTGACGACAGTACcacatttttaagtacagttaaaGTACATAGGAATTATTTTTGCTACATCATGATCCTGGTGAAATTGAACCAAAGTCAGTAAagttcattttaaatatatgaatagcaccaatacaatcaaataatattaaaacatctctcaatccttttttttctttttaatctgtTTCTTGCTCTTTCAATGTTGGAGaaaaaactacaaccccaattccattgaagttgggacattgtgttaaacataaataaaaacagaatacaatgatttgcaaatcatgttcaacctatatttaattgaatacactacaaagacaagatatttaatgttcaaactgataaacttgattgtttttagcaaataatcattaacttcgaattttatggctgcaacacgttccaaaaaagctgggacagggtcatgtttaccactgtgttagatcaccttttcttttaacaacattcaataaacgtttgggaactgaggaaactaattgttgaagctttgttggtgtaattatttcccattcttgcttgatgtgcagcttcagctgttcaatagtccagggtctccgttgtcgtattttacgcttcataatgcgccacgtattgggagacaggtctggacttcaggcaggccggtctagtacccgcactctttcactacgaagcctcactgttgtaacacgtgcagaatgtggtttggcattgtcttgctgaaataagcatgggcgtccatgaaaaagacgttgcttggatggcagcatatgtttctccaaaacctgtatgtacctttcagcattaatggtgccttcacagatgtgtaaattgcccatgccattggcactaacacagccccataccatcacagatgctggctattgaagtttgcgtccataacagtccggatggttcttttcctctttggcccggaggacacgacgtccacaatttccaaaaacaattagaaatgtggactcgtcggaccacagaacacttttccactttgcatcggtccatcttagatgagctcgggcccagagaagctggcggcgtttctgggttttgttgataaatggattttgctttgcatagtagattttcaagtttcacttacggatgtagtgctgtactgtattgactgacattgtttttctgaagtgtccctgagcccatgtggtgatatcctttatacattgatgttgggttttgatgcagcgccgcctgagggatcgaaggtcacgggcattcaatgttggttttcggctttgccgcttacatgcagtgatttttccagattctctgtaccttttgatgatattatggaccgtagatgatgaaatccctaaattctttgcaattgtacgttgttcgactattttctcacgcacttgttcacagagaggtgaacctcgccccatctttgcttgtgaatgactgagcaattcagggaaggtccttttacacccaatcatggaacacacctgttcccaattagcctgttcacctgtgggatgttccaaacaggtgtttgatgagcattcctcaactttctccatcttttttgccacctatcccagcttttttggaacgtgttgcagccataaaattccaagttaatgattatatgctaaaaacaataaagttgatcagtttgaacattaaatatcttgtatttgtagtgtattcaattaaatataggttgaacatgatttgcaaatcattgtattctgtttttatttatgtttaacacaacatcccaacttcattggaattggggttgcacaaTATACTGGTAACATTTAACATGATTCAGTTTGATAGCAATGAAATGTGTAATCAGCAATCATTTCCCACTTCAGCATTGTTGACGCTTTTGACAGTTAATCGCTGGCAGTGATCCAGTGCATCCAGTCAGAGTCagcagtatgtacagtatacagagACACTGTGACAGTGTTTAGTTGTTTAGTCACGGGAGGAGGGACAGCATGGgaacaaggattttttttagttttatttatcatttcaGTAAATCCGTTAAACAATTTATCACACAAAGATCACGTTTCACTGACCTGCTGCTTCAATTCAATTGGTCATTGTTGTCCCTGCAAGGACAGTTTTGTCACTATGTCTTTGTCTGTCTTGTTTTGTACTTTGTGgttcttgttctttttgtttgtgtacttAATTCTCAAGGTTTGATTTAACCTTGAGAAATAAGTACACGAACTGCTGAtgtattattaaaaagaaaagtgccAAATGCAGCGGTCAAGTGTTTTATTCAtatcaaaaagacaacatagcATTTACCTTACATAATGACTACATTAACAGGTGTAATAACCAGCAAATAATATAaaggattaaaattaaaagacATACGGACATATTTACAAACAACATATATGCCACTCCTGAAAGACCATCAGCTCATTTAggagacaaaagaaaacaaaactggtTAACATGAACATAATATGTAGACAAAGTTGTAAATTAACCGCTCATCGAAACTGCTGCCTGGACGATGTGTTTTTGTGATACCATCAGAGAATCACAGACAGTAGAGTGGAACAGACTGATGTCAGCAGATCAGATCTCAGATCAGTTAAGAATGACTCAGCTCTGATAGAAACCAGCTTTGGTAGGGATAATAGCTGACTCTGGATTTGGTAGTTTCAGACAGTTTCAGCCCTTTGCTGCTGACTTGGCTGTTTCTGTGGGAATCTAAGGTTTTTTACTCTGTTGTCACACGCTTTTGTGGCCTCAACTGTCTCTGTCAGCGCAAACATGcttagggtgtgtgtgtgcgtgtgtgtgtgtatgtattagCTTCTCAGAATGACAACTAAACTGTTGCAGAAGAAAACTAAATCCATTGAAGAGTCTTATCAATACCATCAGTTCGATTAATGTTAAGTTAAACTTCAGTGCCCTCACGGTGATAGATTATTCCTGTTGAGCCCAGCGGGGGAAAGAAGTGTCCACTGGACGCACTGTACTGGCTGAGGATGGGGCTAGTGTACCCGAGCGAAGAGTGGGTGGGTGAAGAGGAGAGCACAGGGGGTGCTTGCACCTGCGGAAGCCACTCTCGGCCAGCAGAGTTTGGGGAGTAGCTACTATAACTTGCAGGCTGTGAAAGCCTGTGTGACCCATCTATAGGGAGGTTGACTTGCAGGGGTCTGCTCAATCCATCGCCTCCCACATCAGTGGCTGAGCCACTGGACACTCCAGACATCTCAGACAGGAAGCTGCTCAGACAAGGTGTAGCACCAGACGATGACGGTGAGGGAATTCTATCCGGCGTCTGGGAGATGTTTAGGGAAGACTTGGCAGAGTGTTTGGGGCTGCCCCTCTCACTCTCACCTGACTCAGGAGCCCCTGAACTACCTTCGACACCAGAGAGGGAATCAGACTTCCTCTTCCTTTTGCGGCGGAAGTTTCCGTTGTCGAACATCTTTTCACAGTTTGGGTCTAAAGTCCAGTAGTTGCCCTTGCCTGTTAATTGAGattttgcaaaaatgtaaacaatacaGGATGTATAATATTAAAACGTGTTTGAGAGAGACTTAAATGAAAGTGTGAGTCTAAAAATATTACCTGGGTCATCCTCATCTCTTGGTACCTTTTTGAAGCAGTCATTTAGTGAGAGGTTGTGTCTGATGGAATTCTGCCATCCTGCTTTACTCTTGTTGTAGAAAGGGAAGTTGTCGGCGACATACTGATATATCTGACTCAGGGTCAGCCGCCGGTCGGGTGCTCCGTGGATAGCCATGGCGATGAGAGCTGAGTAAGAATAAGGTGGCCTGACTAGCTTCATCAAGTCTTCTTGTGAGGGGAGGGAGAACCAGCTTAACTCCCCTCCTGGGCCCCCAGCTCCAGCTGGACCAAGGTAAGGTCTCTGCATGCCATAGTGCTGCGGGACAAAGGGAGGCCCGGGGTTCCCGGGTGGACCGTTGGTAGTTAGGTATGATGGCGTGTTGATCCCAGAGCCGTTGAACCAAAGGTAAGGGTTTGGAGACGGGGTGCTGAAGTCACCCAGCTCATAGGTGGTTGGTGTGGTGCGCTGAGGACTTGGCAGGGATGGTGGAGGGTAGTAGCAGTCACTGTACAAGCTGAGTTCAGGGGGCTCCTGGCCAAGGCTCGGGAACTGAGGACCACAACGTGGAGGAGACTGTTCCTGGGCCTCAAATGCAGACATTGTCAAAGCAGCGTTTTCTTCTTACCTCGAAGAGAGCCTTTTCTTGATTTCTCTATCAAAATCTTTCTCCGAGTTCTTTTTGTTCAAGCGTTGAAGGTAGAGAGTTGATCCAAACGATATGTGTTCTCTTTCCTTGTAAGCTTTGCCCTTGCTTTATGTTCAAATGTCACCTGTCATACCTGCTATGTCTGTTTCCCTGGAAACGCCCCCACTCTTGTTTGATTGGTTCTC
This window encodes:
- the foxi3b gene encoding forkhead box protein I3-B codes for the protein MSAFEAQEQSPPRCGPQFPSLGQEPPELSLYSDCYYPPPSLPSPQRTTPTTYELGDFSTPSPNPYLWFNGSGINTPSYLTTNGPPGNPGPPFVPQHYGMQRPYLGPAGAGGPGGELSWFSLPSQEDLMKLVRPPYSYSALIAMAIHGAPDRRLTLSQIYQYVADNFPFYNKSKAGWQNSIRHNLSLNDCFKKVPRDEDDPGKGNYWTLDPNCEKMFDNGNFRRKRKRKSDSLSGVEGSSGAPESGESERGSPKHSAKSSLNISQTPDRIPSPSSSGATPCLSSFLSEMSGVSSGSATDVGGDGLSRPLQVNLPIDGSHRLSQPASYSSYSPNSAGREWLPQVQAPPVLSSSPTHSSLGYTSPILSQYSASSGHFFPPLGSTGIIYHREGTEV